CCCGCGCATCTGAGTTCCCGACCAATACAGACAAACCCAAAGATGCCGCACCGTCTCATCCCTCATTTGCCAGTCCACCCTGCATGCTGCACGAGTTCTCGGACAAGTGGGTATTCGGCAGTGATGATCCTGATCCCGAATGAGGCATGCAACATTGGCCGCATGACAGCCCTTTTCCACTACACTGAAAATCCTAACCTGCGTGACGGACTGAAAACCAAAATCGCCTTTCGGTTTTCCTATAAAATTGACGATCAACCCCACTCCCTTTTACCCTCGCCGCCGATTTTCTATTATTCTTTTTATCAAAACCCATATCGGAAACAAATGATCCAGCTCTAACTTCTTCTGTTTAACCCCAATCGCTGCCTGGGGCTGCCCCTCAGCAGTAATACTTCATCTGTTCTGTCAAACTACCATGATTCGCCTTCGAACCGCCCTGTACACTGCACTACTGGCTGCAACAACCGTTGTTCCCAGTACGCACGCCATCGACAACCCCGTCCTGTTCTGGAATGAACAGGCACTGAACGCCACGCGCCTCGCCCGCAATCCACCGCCGGTCAGCGCGCTCTGGTTCGGCTCATTCCACGCCGCCATCGCCGACGCCGTTACTGGCATTGAGGGCGGGTGGGAACCCTGGCTGGTGACCGAGAAGGCACCTGAAGGCGCCAACGTCGACGCCGCCATCGCCGGCGCCGCGCGCGTCATGCTTCGTGAGATCTGGGGTCAACAGGCCAATCCACACATGTTTGACGTCGCTCTCGAGCAGGCCCTTGCCAACATTCCCGACGGCCCGGGCAAGGATGCGGGTCTGGCCTGGGGCAAACACGTCGCCGAAAAAGTGCTTGAGCAGCGCTCACTCAGCGGGTTTAAGGTCGCTCCCAAATACCTGCCCAGCGATGCACCCGGCAAGTGGCGCCCAACCGCACCTGATTTCCGTTCGGGCGTCACCCCACAGATGGCCACCACCCAACCATTCGTGCTCAAGTCACCCGATCAATTCCGGGCCCCGCCACCTCCACCGGTCAACTCCAAAAAATACGCCGAGGAGTTGGAATATGTGATGCGCGTCGGTGCCCGTGATGATGCCGAGCGCTCGGAATACGATACGCTCAGCGTACCGTTCTGGGCGGATGGACTTGGCACCAGCGGTCCCTCCGGCCACTGGAACATGATCGCCACCAACATTGCACGCGACCGTGGGCTTTCCACCAGTGAATGCGCCCGCCTGTTTGCCCTGCTCAACTTTGCCGCCGCCGACGGTTTCATCACGGCATGGGACAGCAAATACCACTACAATACGGCACGCCCCGAGACCGATGCCCGCGAGCTGACAACTGACATCAATCCGCACTTCAAACCCGACCCGAATTTCATTCCCTCCATGCCATCCCTTCCCTTCCCCGCCTACACCTCTGCGCACATGACCTTCACCTCTGCTGCGGTGCGCGTATTGCAGCACTACTTCGGTACTGACGAAGTACCATTTTCTGTGACTTCCGACGGGCTTCCTGGCGTGGTGCGAAGTTATGAACGGCTCTCCGAAGCCCGTGAAGAAGTGGGCATGAGCCGCGTCTACGGTGGCATCCACTTCCCCATGGATGTTCATGAGGCCCGCACCTCCGGCAATGCCGTCGGCGACTGGGTCTTCGCACACTCCCTGCAGCCCATCGACTGAGTCACTGATCATGTCTTCGATCACCCCTTCTCCCTTCAGCCCCACACAGGAAGGCCGCATTCTTCCGTGGATTCTACGCATCGGCATCGCTGGCTGCTTCATCGGCCACGGTGCGTTTGGCATTATTACCAAATCCGGCTGGCTGCCCTACTTCGCTGTCGCTGGCATTCCCGAATCCATTGCCTGGCCCCTCATGCCCATCGTCGGTACTATGGACATCCTCATGGGCCTGTGCATACTGGTGTGGCCCTGTCGTGCCCTGCTGCTCTGGGTTGGCATGTGGGCCTTGTGGACTGCCCTGCTGCGTCCGTTTTCCGGCGAACCCGTATGGGAGGCAATGGAGCGGGCTGGCAACTACGGGGTTCCTTTTGCCTTTCTCGTCG
The Puniceicoccaceae bacterium DNA segment above includes these coding regions:
- a CDS encoding phosphatase PAP2 family protein, with translation MIRLRTALYTALLAATTVVPSTHAIDNPVLFWNEQALNATRLARNPPPVSALWFGSFHAAIADAVTGIEGGWEPWLVTEKAPEGANVDAAIAGAARVMLREIWGQQANPHMFDVALEQALANIPDGPGKDAGLAWGKHVAEKVLEQRSLSGFKVAPKYLPSDAPGKWRPTAPDFRSGVTPQMATTQPFVLKSPDQFRAPPPPPVNSKKYAEELEYVMRVGARDDAERSEYDTLSVPFWADGLGTSGPSGHWNMIATNIARDRGLSTSECARLFALLNFAAADGFITAWDSKYHYNTARPETDARELTTDINPHFKPDPNFIPSMPSLPFPAYTSAHMTFTSAAVRVLQHYFGTDEVPFSVTSDGLPGVVRSYERLSEAREEVGMSRVYGGIHFPMDVHEARTSGNAVGDWVFAHSLQPID